The following are encoded in a window of Drosophila simulans strain w501 chromosome 3L, Prin_Dsim_3.1, whole genome shotgun sequence genomic DNA:
- the LOC6736771 gene encoding probable 28S ribosomal protein S6, mitochondrial yields MPSYELALVLRQLPRPELISVIRRTAESILDKGGIIRKLENLGSRALPHKVSEHGVVHREGTHFTIAFDTAPTKIADLKEEFGRDIDIIRRYIFKVEEPEQKPCTLHEEMLPPAYRKDVQEIIAAAQKKQKKKFNYNSGLDYYPFQK; encoded by the exons ATGCCTTCCTACGAACTAGCACTGGTGCTCCGCCAATTGCCCCGC CCCGAACTGATTTCCGTGATTAGGCGAACGGCCGAGTCCATTCTGGACAAGGGCGGCATCATCCGGAAGCTGGAGAACCTGGGATCCCGCGCCCTGCCCCACAAAGTCAGCGAACACGGCGTGGTTCACCGGGAAGGTACCCACTTCACCATTGCCTTCGATACGGCGCCCACGAAGATCGCAGACCTGAAGGAGGAGTTTGGCCGCGACATCGACATCATACGGCGCTACATCTTCAAGGTGGAGGAGCCCGAGCAGAAGCCCTGCACGCTGCACGAGGAGATGCTGCCACCCGCGTATCGCAAGGATGTGCAGGAGATCATCGCGGCCGCCCAGAAGAAGCAAAAGAAGAAGTTCAACTACAACTCCGGCCTGGACTACTATCCCTTCCAGAAATAA
- the LOC6736772 gene encoding alpha-tocopherol transfer protein-like — protein sequence MSPQIRPLTPELQKVAKEQLKEDPERLEADLQAFKTWIEQQPHLNPRMDDQFLVAFLRGCKYSLERAKSKLDKYYTLKTKYPDYFRITNTTDSKFREIHQTGAIIYLPTPLYENGPRIGIWRMGLVPVEKYTILECMQVAQAMQEIAILEDDYANVNGVVFIMDMKGATAAHLFQMTPSMAKKFTVFSEEALPLRLKAQHFINTITGFEQLFNMFKPMMSKKMQSRLFVHGNKMELLTEQIPLKYLPEEYGGENGTTQEIVAAMEKKLDEYADFFQENANFGTDESLRPGKPIDFEGLFGVEGSFRKLNVD from the exons ATGTCTCCGCAAATCCGTCCACTCACGCCGGAGCTGCAAAAAGTGGCCAAGGAGCAGCTCAAGGAGGATCCCGAACGTCTCGAAGCCGATCTGCAGGCGTTCAAGACATGGATcgagcagcagccgcatctGAATCCCCGAATGGATGACCAGTTTCTGGTGGCCTTCTTGCGCGGCTGCAAGTACAGTTTGGAGCGGGCCAAGTCCAAGTTAGATAAGTACTACACGCTGAAGACCAAGTATCCGGACTATTTCCGAATTACCAACACCACGGATAGCAAGTTCCGGGAGATTCATCAAACGGG TGCCATCATCTACCTCCCCACTCCGCTTTATGAAAATGGACCTCGCATCGGGATCTGGCGCATGGGATTGGTGCCAGTGGAGAAGTACACAATACTGGAGTGCATGCAAGTGGCCCAGGCAATGCAGGAGATTGCCATTTTGGAGGACGACTACGCCAATGTCAACGGAGTAGTTTTCATTATGGACATGAAGGGTGCCACCGCCGCACACTTATTCCAGATGACGCCGTCGATGGCTAAAAAGTTCACTGTGTTTTCGGAGGAGGCTCTCCCACTGCGTCTGAAGGCACAGCATTTCATCAACACCATCACCGGATTCGAGCAGCTGTTCAACATGTTCAAACCAATGATGTCCAAGAAAATGCAGTCTCGCCTGTTTGTACACGGCAACAAAATGGAGCTCTTGACGGAGCAGATTCCACTGAAATATCTGCCCGAGGAATACGGCGGCGAGAATGGCACCACGCAGGAAATCGTGGCCGCCATGGAGAAGAAGCTGGACGAGTACGCCGATTTCTTCCAGGAAAATGCCAACTTCGGCACCGACGAGAGCCTGCGTCCTGGAAAACCAATTGATTTTGAGGGTCTTTTCGGAGTAGAAGGTTCCTTTAGAAAGCTCAACGTGGACTAG
- the LOC6736773 gene encoding probable RNA methyltransferase CG11342, which produces MEIRNNDPGAVQYGNFFNYYQFSSAAERVKLLPDADIWLPALENGESQRDKPYFILDVGCNCGVLTQLMHKYLEERLRRSVKVLGVDIDPRLIQRATEENESPEDVSYACVDVLDDGAFESVKTYMKVNNLQKFDAICCYSITMWIHLNHHDQGLRFFLQKLSNLAELLVVEPQPWKCYQKAERRLKKAGEIFPLFLELKWRSDVDLQIQKYLEESLDRRKIFESAPTKWQRKICFYR; this is translated from the coding sequence atggaaattagAAACAACGATCCCGGAGCCGTTCAATATGGCAACTTCTTCAACTATTATCAGTTCAGTTCCGCCGCAGAACGCGTGAAACTGTTACCAGATGCGGACATATGGCTACCAGCTCTGGAGAATGGAGAATCCCAAAGGGATAAACCCTATTTCATCCTGGATGTGGGTTGCAATTGCGGCGTGCTCACTCAACTCATGCATAAGTACCTTGAGGAACGTCTTCGCAGATCTGTGAAAGTCCTGGGTGTGGATATAGACCCTCGGCTGATTCAACGTGCCACCGAGGAGAATGAATCCCCGGAAGATGTGAGCTACGCCTGCGTGGATGTCCTCGATGATGGTGCCTTTGAATCCGTGAAAACATATATGAAGGTGAATAATCTCCAGAAGTTTGATGCAATTTGCTGCTACTCCATTACCATGTGGATTCACTTGAATCACCATGATCAAGGCCTGCGATTCTTTCTGCAGAAGCTCTCCAATCTGGCAGAGCTCCTGGTGGTGGAACCACAGCCCTGGAAATGCTATCAGAAAGCAGAGAGACGCCTGAAAAAAGCCGGAGAGATATTCCCTCTTTTCCTGGAACTCAAGTGGCGATCTGATGTGGATCTTCAGATACAAAAGTACCTGGAAGAGTCGCTAGACCGCAGAAAGATATTCGAATCCGCACCAACTAAATGGCAGCGTAAGATCTGCTTCTACAGATGA
- the LOC6736774 gene encoding G-protein coupled receptor 52 has product MQEMSYLQDNSKVEALTKAVLISILGVAIVLSNLLIIATYANFKGPTEVINYYLLSLAIADLLCGLLVVPFSVYPALTGEWMYGDIVCRFTGYLEVTLWAVSVYTFMWISVDRYLAVRKPLRYETVQTKTRCQCWMVFTWISAALLCCPPILGYSMPIENNMTHICMLDWGNMAAYSATLAILVLGPSLISIVHNYGYIFVMMRKIRSGEPIHDKEYATALAENLSNPSHMMSFALVFAFWVSWLPWILLRLYEVVTGDVIQSTLINFAVVWIGILNSFWKILIMTSMSPQFRIALRVFCLTICCKTKGRLQAELIGLDPDD; this is encoded by the exons ATGCAGGAAATGAGCTACCTACAGGATAATTCCAAGGTGGAGGCCCTCACCAAGGCGGTGCTCATATCGATACTGGGCGTGGCCATCGTCCTGTCCAACCTCCTCATAATCGCCACCTATGCCAACTTCAAGG GACCCACAGAGGTGATCAACTACTACCTCTTGTCCCTGGCCATCGCCGATCTGCTCTGCGgactcctggtggtgcccttctcCGTGTATCCCGCTTTGACCGGAGAATGGATGTACGGCGACATCGTGTGCCGCTTCACCGGCTATCTGGAGGTCACTCTGTGGGCGGTATCGGTGTACACCTTCATGTGGATATCGGTGGATCGCTATCTGGCGGTGCGGAAGCCACTCAGATATGAAACGGTGCAGACGAAAACGAG ATGCCAATGCTGGATGGTGTTCACCTGGATATCGGCGGCCCTGCTGTGCTGTCCCCCAATCCTGGGCTACTCGATGCCCATCGAGAACAACATGACGCACATCTGCATGCTGGACTGGGGGAATATGGCGGCATATAGCGCCACCTTGGCGATATTAGTCTTAGGTCCCAGCCTCATTTCAATCGTACACAACTACGGCTATATCTTTGTAATGATGCGTAAGATTAGGTCCGGCGAGCCGATACACGATAAAGAATATGCAACTGCTCTGGCTGAAAATTTATCGAACCCTAGTCATATGATGTCATTCGCATTAGTCTTTGCATTCTGGGTGTCCTGGCTGCCATGGATTCTGTTGCGTCTGTATGAGGTGGTCACGGGCGATGTTATCCAAAGTACTCTTATCAACTTCGCCGTCGTCTGGATCGGCATATTGAATTCGTTTTGGAAAATTCTAATCATGACCAGTATGTCGCCGCAATTCCGTATCGCTTTGAGAGTATTTTGCTTAACCATTTGTTGTAAGACTAAGGGCCGTTTGCAAGCAGAGCTAATCGGGTTGGACCCAGATGACTAG